ACGCTCCGGCGAGTACCGGGGCCGCTACCACGTGCTGCACGGGGCGCTGTCGCCGATGAACGGCGTCGGGCCCGACGACGTCACGATCCCCCGCCTGCTCGAGCGCGTCGCGAACGGCGAGGTGCGCGAAGCGATCCTCGCGACCTCCACCACCGTCGAGGGGGAAGCGACCGCGATGTACCTCGCCAAGGCGCTCGGGGAGCACGCCGTGCCGGTGTCGCGCATCGCCTACGGCCTGCCGGTCGGCGGGGACCTCGAGTACGCCGACGAGGTCACGCTCGGCCGCGCCATCCACCACCGCC
The Trueperaceae bacterium genome window above contains:
- the recR gene encoding recombination mediator RecR; protein product: MSFPAPLATLIRELGRLPGIGPKSAQRLAFHLFQRDAADVDALADALRAAKRDLGRCPRCAGVMHADEEACPICRDPARETGEVCVVEQPADLLAIERSGEYRGRYHVLHGALSPMNGVGPDDVTIPRLLERVANGEVREAILATSTTVEGEATAMYLAKALGEHAVPVSRIAYGLPVGGDLEYADEVTLGRAIHHRRRLD